The Brevibacillus choshinensis genome includes the window ACTGTTTCTGGCATAATCGATCGCCTGGAGAGAGAGCAATTGGTGGAACGAGTCCGAGATGAGAATGATCGCAGGGTTGTCTGGATTCGGAAAACAGAAAAGATAACAGAACTGTTCGAAAAGGTAGATCTTTTATCCGGGGAAATTTACAAGCAGCACTTTAACAGCTTTTCAGAAGAAGAACTCAATAACATTATTAACTCTTTGGAAGCGTTGGTTACCAAACTAGAAGAGATAGAAAGCTGAGGAGAAACCATGAAGCGAAAACTGGTATTGTATGTCATTTTGCTCCTGCTCGTGGTGGGTGGTGGAGGCATTGGTTACTACTACTGGTATCAAGGTGCACACTTTATCACCACACAAGACGCACGGATTACCGGAGATATTTATCGAGTCATGCCCAAAATGACAGGCAAATTGACCGGACTCGCTGTAAAAGAAGGCGATGCGGTAGTAGCCGATCAAATCGTTGGACAACAAGATACATCGAACATTGCAGGAAACCTGCTTGAAAACAGCGTGTTGCGTGCGCCAATTACAGGTACAGTCATTAAGACCCAAGCAAAAGAGGGAGAGGTTGTTTCCGCAGGGACTTCCGTTGCTCTCGTGATTGATGAAAATAAGCTTTACATCTCCGCAAACCTGGAAGAAACGGAGATCCAACGTTTGAAATTGGGCCAAAAGGTTGACTTTACTGTCGATGCATTCCCAGGAAAACAACTGAGTGGACATCTGATGGAGATTGGGAAAGCGACAAATTCCACTTTCTCATTACTGCCATCCACAAACACAACAGGGAACTTTACAAAAGTAACCCAACGGATCCCAATTAAGATCGCCATTGAGGATACCGCTGGTCTGCATCTGGCCGCTGGTTTGAACGTTGAGATCAAAGTGCACGTGAAGGAGATGTAATGAAAATGAAAAACAAGCATTGGAAAACAATCGGCGCCGTGCTGACAGCCGTTTCTCTTATAACAGCTGGCTGTAGTGACTCGTCAACCGCTACGACGGATGAAAGCATGCCGGTGGTGAAAACCTGGAAGGTGGCTTCATCCCAATCAGGTGTCATTGCCAGCGGTAAAATCGCTGCCTCCGAAGAAATCCAGGTCGTATCCAAAGTTTCCGGTAAAGCAGCTACAGTTACTGTGAACGAGGGCTCCGTGGTAAAACAAGGTCAAGTGCTCGTGACTTTGGAAGCAGCAGACTATCAACAACAAATTGCACAAGCACAAGCGGCTATTGCAGGTGCTCAAGCAAAACTCAGAGACACCAAAGCAGGTGCCCGCAATGAGCAGTTACAGCAGCTCGCAAGTACCGTTGAGCAAGCAAAAGCAAGCTTAAAGGTAGCTGAGAGCAACTACAACCGGATGAAAGCGCTGTTTGACTCCGGTGCATTGTCCGCAGCAGAATTGGAGAAAAATACGCTGGATTTGGAAAAAGCCCGCACAGGACTTGACCAAGTGCAAGCTCAGTACGATCTGGCAAAAGCAGGTCCTACTTCTGACACCGTAGCAGCGCTGCAGGCAGAAGTGAGCCGCCTGAACTCCAGCCTGGAGCTGGCTAAAAGCAGCTACGACAACACCATCGTTCGTGCCCCAATCTCGGGTATCGTAGCAAAACGCAACCTGGATCCGGGCGAAATGGCAGGAGCTGGATCCCCGCTGCTCGTATTGGTGAAAATGGATGAGGTTAAGGTAGAAGCAAGCGTTCCTCAAGAACAAATTAACAACGTCAAAGTTGGATCTTCTGTTGATGTGAAAGTAAGCAGCCTGGGCGGCAAAGTATTGAAAGGAAACGTGGAATTCGTTTCTCCGATCTCCGATGCCAACAGCAGCTCTTTCCCAGTTAAGATACGCGTGCCAAATCAGGACGGAACGTTGCGTGCAGGTATGGTAGCCGAAGTGATGCTGCAAGGTCAGGTTGAACAAGGAACAAAAGTACCAACCGCAGCTGTTTTGGAAAAAGACGGAAAACAATACATTTACACCGTTGATAAAGATGTTGTCCATCAAGTAGAAGTAACAGTGAGCAATGCAAGCGGTGACTGGACTACGGTTACGGCAGGCGTAAATGACAACGATCAAGTAGTGCTGAACCCGACCGACAAATTGGCTGAGGGCACTAAGGTGATCGCAAACTAACGGGGGTGAGGACATGGCGGAAGCGGTGGCACAGCGGGAGGAAAAAGGCGGAAGCGGCGGAATGTGGTTTTCCCTTCTCGCTATCCTCTCCGGAACCTTCGTAGCGATCCTGAACAACAGCTTGATCAACGTTGCACTCCCTGCCATGGTGAACATCTTTGGTTCAACTACAGACACCATGCAGTGGGTACTGACGGGATACATGCTGGCAAATGCGGTCATGATCCCGATGAGTGGTTCTTTGTCAGCCAAGTTCGGAGCAAAAAAAGTTTTCGTGATTTCACTTTCGTCCTTTACGATTGCATCCGTGCTTTGTGCTCTGGCGTGGAGCGACACAACGTTGATTGCGTTCCGCGTCGTGCAGGGCTTAAGCGGCGGCATGATCATGCCGATCGGTATGTCGATGATCTACATGATCGTGCCTCGCGAAAAGATCGGGATGGCATTAGGGATCTTCGGGATTGCCTCGATGACAGCGCCTGCTCTCGGGCCGACGCTGGGGGGCTATTTGATCGAGTTTTTGAGCTGGCAGTTTCTGTTTTTGGTAGGTGTACCCTTTGGGATTTTCGCAGTCATCATGAGTATGGTGTTGCTAAAGGAAACCCCGAAAAAGCCCGACCTCAAATTTGACTTTCTAGGTGCTTTTCTCGCGATAGTCGGATTTGGTTGCCTCTTGCTCGCCTTTAGTAAAGGGCAGGCAGAGGGATGGACGTCGTTCTTCATTGTCGGCTTGTTTTTTATCGCCATCATGAGTCTCATCCTGTTTGTCTGGGTGGAGCTCGGCAAGGATCAGCCACTGCTTGACTTACGCCTGCTCAAGATTCCGGTATTCTCTATCAGTATCTTGACATCCGGTTTTGTCATGATGGGGATGATGGGCGGGATCTTCCTGATGCCGATCTTCCTGCAAAACATTCAAGGGCTGACCGCGATGGAGTCGGGGCTCTTATTGATGCCACAATCGATCGCCATGGCCGTAATGATGCCGATCAGCGGGAAGTTGATGGATAGATACGGTGTAGGTCCGATTGGTCTCATCGGTTTGACGATTATGAGCGTGACTACCTTTGAATTGCATAATCTTGCTTCGGATAGTATGCATTCGTGGATGAATATGATTCTAACCATTCGCGGTCTCGGGATCGGATTATGTATGATGACATTATCAACCGTTGGGATGAACGCTGTACCACGAACAAGTGTAGGGGATGCGTCTCCACTCTCCAACGTGTTGCGGCAAGTATTGAGTTCGTTTGCGATCGCGATTCTGACTGTGATCATGCAATCGCGCCAAACGTTCCATATGGCAGTCATTACTGACAACATGAATACGGATGTGGCGACGCAATTACTTGCAGGCCTGTCAGGACTGTATACGCAGGTTGGGGTAGATGCAGCCAGCGCAACAGGGGGAGCGAGCACGATCCTGTATGGGATATTGGCAAAAGAGGCAATGGTCGAAGGGATCGGGGATACATTCCTAGTCTCGGCCATCCCGATTGTCTTATCCATTCCTCTCCTGTATTTCCTGCACAAAAAGCCGAAAAAAGGACCCGAACAACCAAAAGAACAAAAACCAGCTGCCTAATCTTGGCGCTGTCGAAGCCAACCTGTTGAGGAGTCTCAGCAGGTTGGTTTTTTTATAATATCGGAGTATAAATTTTGAGGGATTACGAGCTCTTTATTTATCAAGGTTAGACTGTCCGCTCCGCTACGATTCACGGGGAAGTGGTAAAGTAGTAGTCACTTCGCAGGGAGCACAGAGGTACCGCTTCAAGATGGTGATAAATAAAAACGGCCCTCCGCATGTCCGAGAAGGACAATAACGGAGGGCTGTATTGCAGCATGATTTAAGGCGAAATAACTTTGGCTATCCAATAGATGATACGGCCTACGATGTAGCCGAGCAAGATCGTCCATCCAATTTTTGACCAGACACTGAGACCCTTTACGTATTCACGCAAGCTTTTCCGGGGCTGCTGATTGTTGTTCAACGGTTGTCACTCCTTTGGCGGCTTGATTGAAACGAATAAACAGGTAGATTCCAGCGAGAATAATGAGACCGCCAATCCATTGTGGCAACGTTACTACTTCACCGAGAATAAAGTACGCTAATATCGCAGTGCCAATGGGCTCTCCGAGGATACCCATAGAGATTGTCGTCGTATTGATCCACTTGATGATCCAGTTGAAGAGGGAGTGGCCGAGCAACGTCGGGAACAGAGCAAGACAGAAGAACCATCCCCAGTCCGCAGCAGGATACCCTACCAGCGAATAGCCCAGCACCAGATCGTATCCGATGAGAACGACGCTTGTCGCCGAGTACACGACCAAGGTGTAGGCAAAAGAAGACATGTGCTGCCGGACGTATTGTCCCACCAACCAGTAACCCGTCACGGTAACAGCGCCGAGAAGAGCGAGGAAGTCCCCCCACAATGCCATACCGCCTACGCGGAAATCACCCCAGCCAATGACGAAGCTACCCACAATCGCAAGCAATCCACCTGTCAGTGCGAGCAGACGTACACGTTCCCCGAAAAAGAAGTAACCTCCAATGAAGGCGAACAAGGGCTGTAGGGTAACCAGAACAGTCGAGCTTGCCACAGACGTGTAGTTCAAAGACTCAAACCAGAGTAGAAAGTGGCTGGCTAAAAAGACACCGGACAAGATACAGAGCAGCCATACTTTCTTGGTCAGCTTGCCGATTTCTGCCAGGGCGCCTCGGTTCCACGCCAAGAGCGGAAGAGTCAGGATGACCGAGAACACGAGTCGGTAAGTCGCGATGATCGGGGCGGGAGCATCGGACAGTTTTACAAAAATTGCCGAGGTCGATACCGCGATAACCCCCAGAAACAATGCTAAATAAGGGGGGAATAACGGTTTTTCCAATGATGAGTTTTCCATGTGTGCACCTTCTTATATGGGGGGAGTCACGATGTTCTCTATTGTAACGTCAGGTTGAAAAATTCACAATGTTATGCTTACCCAGTTGGCTGAAAGGTTTACTTTCAATCTGGAAATCATACAAGCATGAAAAACCGCATCCTTTTATTCGCTGCCCTGATTGTGTTGACTGTCTGTTTTCCCGCTCACAGCATGGCGATCCCGTTTACCCCGATCAACATGCTCATCGATGTAGGACATGGAGGTGTCGATTCAGGCACGTCATTCGGCAATTTGTATGAAAAAGACATCAATCTGCAGATTGCCAAACGTCTCTACCAGCAGCTGAGTGAAGCAGGCTACCGCGTAGCTCTCAACCGTCAAGAAGACATCGCGTTGAGTGATGAGAATCGCTGGCTGAATTCGCGTTCCCGCCACATTCGTGACCTCGCACAGCGCAGAAATCTGGCAAAGGAGCTCGCTCCCCAAATGATGCTCAGCTTGCATGTGAACTGGTCTAAAGACAAGCGACGAAACGGTCCTGTTGTCTTATATCAAAGCAATGAGCAGAGCTATATGCTTGCGCAGCTGGTACAAGACTCCCTCAATCGACTGGCAGGAACTCACGACAAGCCAGTAAAGGGAGGGACGTACTACGTGCTGAAGCACAGCTACTGTCCGACCGTCATCGTGGAGATGGGGTTCATCAGTAACGCCGGAGACCGTCACATGCTGACAAATCCTGAGGGACAAGAAAAAATCGCTCAGGCCATCAAGACAGCCGTGAGCGAATATGCGACTCTTACTGGTAACCTGAAGATGGAGGCGAAGACAGAAGAAAGCTTATGGAAGATGCTAGTGGAGCGACTGGTGAACTAATTGGGAAACGGTGACAAACTCGGCCTCCTTCTGTAATCGCGGGATGTACTGGCGCAGAATGGAGGCTGTTTTCTTGCCTGGAGGCCCGACGTGCCCAATCGAGATACATTGAGGGTGAGTCCGTATGTGTTTGTGGATTCTCTCCATTTGTTGGGTAATGTGTGGAATGGAATAGACATCATCCAGGAAAATTTGGTTCTCTGCGTGCGGGACACCCATCTCTTCTGCGAGCTTGATTGCGACGCTCTTATCTGTGGTTTTACTGTCCAGGTAGATGAGACCTCGTTCCTTGACGACTCCCATGATGATTCGCATGATGTGTTCATTTGCCGTGATTTTTGAGCCCATATGGTTATTCATACCGACGGCATGTGGGACATCATTGATTGCCTTTTGCACACGCTGCTTAATTTCCTCATCAGAGAGATCCGTGGTGATGGCGCCGGGGCCCAACCACGACTTTTTGCCTTTATTAGGCTCCATCGGCATATGGACGAAGACAGCATGTCCTTTTTGATGGGCGAGCTCGGCATCCTTCTTGGTACTGGGCATGAAGGGCATGACAGCTACGGTCAACGGAACAGGGAGCGCCATCATCTCCTCCGTTCCGGCCATGTTATTCCCGAA containing:
- a CDS encoding N-acetylmuramoyl-L-alanine amidase family protein, producing MKNRILLFAALIVLTVCFPAHSMAIPFTPINMLIDVGHGGVDSGTSFGNLYEKDINLQIAKRLYQQLSEAGYRVALNRQEDIALSDENRWLNSRSRHIRDLAQRRNLAKELAPQMMLSLHVNWSKDKRRNGPVVLYQSNEQSYMLAQLVQDSLNRLAGTHDKPVKGGTYYVLKHSYCPTVIVEMGFISNAGDRHMLTNPEGQEKIAQAIKTAVSEYATLTGNLKMEAKTEESLWKMLVERLVN
- a CDS encoding DHA2 family efflux MFS transporter permease subunit — encoded protein: MAEAVAQREEKGGSGGMWFSLLAILSGTFVAILNNSLINVALPAMVNIFGSTTDTMQWVLTGYMLANAVMIPMSGSLSAKFGAKKVFVISLSSFTIASVLCALAWSDTTLIAFRVVQGLSGGMIMPIGMSMIYMIVPREKIGMALGIFGIASMTAPALGPTLGGYLIEFLSWQFLFLVGVPFGIFAVIMSMVLLKETPKKPDLKFDFLGAFLAIVGFGCLLLAFSKGQAEGWTSFFIVGLFFIAIMSLILFVWVELGKDQPLLDLRLLKIPVFSISILTSGFVMMGMMGGIFLMPIFLQNIQGLTAMESGLLLMPQSIAMAVMMPISGKLMDRYGVGPIGLIGLTIMSVTTFELHNLASDSMHSWMNMILTIRGLGIGLCMMTLSTVGMNAVPRTSVGDASPLSNVLRQVLSSFAIAILTVIMQSRQTFHMAVITDNMNTDVATQLLAGLSGLYTQVGVDAASATGGASTILYGILAKEAMVEGIGDTFLVSAIPIVLSIPLLYFLHKKPKKGPEQPKEQKPAA
- a CDS encoding divergent polysaccharide deacetylase family protein, which translates into the protein MYWTTRIKYIPLSAVAILFLCTNTFAFATAPPSPISPIPESNPNKKVIAFVIDDFGNNMAGTEEMMALPVPLTVAVMPFMPSTKKDAELAHQKGHAVFVHMPMEPNKGKKSWLGPGAITTDLSDEEIKQRVQKAINDVPHAVGMNNHMGSKITANEHIMRIIMGVVKERGLIYLDSKTTDKSVAIKLAEEMGVPHAENQIFLDDVYSIPHITQQMERIHKHIRTHPQCISIGHVGPPGKKTASILRQYIPRLQKEAEFVTVSQLVHQSLH
- a CDS encoding efflux RND transporter periplasmic adaptor subunit, whose amino-acid sequence is MKNKHWKTIGAVLTAVSLITAGCSDSSTATTDESMPVVKTWKVASSQSGVIASGKIAASEEIQVVSKVSGKAATVTVNEGSVVKQGQVLVTLEAADYQQQIAQAQAAIAGAQAKLRDTKAGARNEQLQQLASTVEQAKASLKVAESNYNRMKALFDSGALSAAELEKNTLDLEKARTGLDQVQAQYDLAKAGPTSDTVAALQAEVSRLNSSLELAKSSYDNTIVRAPISGIVAKRNLDPGEMAGAGSPLLVLVKMDEVKVEASVPQEQINNVKVGSSVDVKVSSLGGKVLKGNVEFVSPISDANSSSFPVKIRVPNQDGTLRAGMVAEVMLQGQVEQGTKVPTAAVLEKDGKQYIYTVDKDVVHQVEVTVSNASGDWTTVTAGVNDNDQVVLNPTDKLAEGTKVIAN
- a CDS encoding HlyD family secretion protein, whose product is MKRKLVLYVILLLLVVGGGGIGYYYWYQGAHFITTQDARITGDIYRVMPKMTGKLTGLAVKEGDAVVADQIVGQQDTSNIAGNLLENSVLRAPITGTVIKTQAKEGEVVSAGTSVALVIDENKLYISANLEETEIQRLKLGQKVDFTVDAFPGKQLSGHLMEIGKATNSTFSLLPSTNTTGNFTKVTQRIPIKIAIEDTAGLHLAAGLNVEIKVHVKEM
- a CDS encoding MarR family winged helix-turn-helix transcriptional regulator, with protein sequence MNRPLHIRDLLKRLNKTFGTMATKELCKYGLTVPQLVVIRQIMMEPKTIGQLSKAVDLSYSTVSGIIDRLEREQLVERVRDENDRRVVWIRKTEKITELFEKVDLLSGEIYKQHFNSFSEEELNNIINSLEALVTKLEEIES
- a CDS encoding DMT family transporter, encoding MENSSLEKPLFPPYLALFLGVIAVSTSAIFVKLSDAPAPIIATYRLVFSVILTLPLLAWNRGALAEIGKLTKKVWLLCILSGVFLASHFLLWFESLNYTSVASSTVLVTLQPLFAFIGGYFFFGERVRLLALTGGLLAIVGSFVIGWGDFRVGGMALWGDFLALLGAVTVTGYWLVGQYVRQHMSSFAYTLVVYSATSVVLIGYDLVLGYSLVGYPAADWGWFFCLALFPTLLGHSLFNWIIKWINTTTISMGILGEPIGTAILAYFILGEVVTLPQWIGGLIILAGIYLFIRFNQAAKGVTTVEQQSAAPEKLA